The Hymenobacter sp. DG01 genome has a segment encoding these proteins:
- a CDS encoding 2TM domain-containing protein: protein METSQRDPELWRMAKDRAKFKSHLFTYVTVNALLWTIWLLTGRPGFPLPWPIWSTVFWGVGVAIQGFATYGNMSRSNLSEREYERLVRQRADRV, encoded by the coding sequence ATGGAAACTTCTCAGCGCGACCCGGAACTGTGGCGGATGGCAAAAGACCGCGCCAAGTTTAAATCCCACCTTTTCACCTACGTAACCGTGAATGCCCTGCTCTGGACCATCTGGCTGCTGACGGGCCGGCCTGGCTTTCCCCTGCCCTGGCCCATCTGGTCAACGGTGTTCTGGGGCGTAGGCGTAGCTATTCAGGGCTTCGCTACCTACGGCAACATGAGCCGCAGCAACCTCTCGGAGCGGGAGTATGAGCGGCTGGTGCGCCAGCGGGCCGACCGGGTGTAA
- a CDS encoding O-acetyl-ADP-ribose deacetylase, protein MPASPTPHWRANALSFGRIVLYRGDITRLDTDAIVNAANSSLLGGGGVDGAIHRAGGPEILAACRQLRASHYGSGLRTGEAVITTGGRLLARHVIHTVGPVWNGGHKHEPELLASCYRNSLELAAKHGVGSVAFPGISTGIYGYPKEQAAAIAVQEVRRFLQAHEQPREVVFVAFGEDDFRLYEQALDQR, encoded by the coding sequence ATGCCAGCCTCCCCTACCCCCCACTGGCGCGCCAATGCCTTGTCCTTCGGCCGCATTGTGCTCTACCGCGGCGACATCACCCGGCTGGATACCGACGCCATTGTGAATGCGGCTAATTCCAGCCTGCTGGGCGGCGGTGGGGTTGATGGGGCCATTCACCGCGCCGGCGGCCCCGAAATTCTGGCTGCCTGCCGGCAGCTACGGGCCAGCCACTACGGCAGCGGCCTGCGCACCGGCGAGGCCGTTATCACCACCGGCGGGCGCCTGCTGGCCCGGCACGTTATTCATACAGTGGGGCCGGTCTGGAACGGCGGGCACAAGCACGAGCCCGAGCTACTGGCCAGTTGCTACCGCAACAGCTTGGAGTTAGCGGCCAAGCATGGGGTAGGCAGCGTGGCCTTTCCGGGCATCAGTACCGGTATTTACGGCTACCCCAAGGAGCAGGCCGCGGCCATTGCCGTGCAGGAAGTACGCCGGTTCCTGCAGGCGCACGAGCAGCCCCGGGAGGTCGTGTTCGTGGCCTTCGGGGAAGATGATTTTCGCCTTTATGAGCAGGCGCTGGACCAGCGGTAA
- a CDS encoding DoxX family protein has product MELSRQFPVANRRPRNSASNPIWMDGLRIMLGAFLFIKGISFLDNSSDVFYLLSQQQSMEGLKKASLFISTFHIVGGLMIGIGALTRFALLLQIPILAGAVLLVNFRNGLRLDNTELWVSMLVLLLCLFFLIAGPGRFSIDHKVFRNQPSRP; this is encoded by the coding sequence ATGGAACTCTCCCGCCAATTTCCGGTGGCCAACCGCCGGCCCCGCAACAGCGCCAGTAACCCTATCTGGATGGATGGGCTCCGCATCATGCTCGGGGCATTCCTGTTTATCAAGGGAATTTCTTTTCTGGATAACTCCTCTGATGTTTTTTACCTGCTCAGCCAGCAGCAAAGTATGGAAGGGCTTAAAAAAGCGTCGCTCTTCATCAGCACATTTCACATCGTGGGCGGCCTGATGATTGGTATCGGGGCCCTCACCCGGTTTGCCTTACTGCTCCAGATTCCTATTCTGGCGGGAGCCGTGCTGCTCGTGAACTTTCGCAACGGCCTGCGCCTGGATAACACGGAGCTTTGGGTTTCGATGCTGGTACTGCTGCTTTGCCTCTTCTTCCTGATTGCCGGACCGGGCCGCTTTTCCATCGACCATAAAGTTTTCCGTAACCAGCCGTCTCGCCCATAA